A genomic stretch from Prochlorococcus marinus str. MIT 9312 includes:
- a CDS encoding trypsin-like peptidase domain-containing protein, producing MKFLKIKLINLIQIFIIVCFCLVNFSQRAEVLALTSSDSHNFVSSAVRNVGPAVVKIDTERFVERQQFDPTLLDPLLRDLLGEQGITPERERGQGSGVIINENGLVLTNAHVVDRVDDVLVTLADGSICDGQVLGTDAVTDLALVKIEESTFSSFAPLGNSEDLQVGDWAIALGTPYGLEKTVTLGIVSSLHRDINSLGFSDKRLDLIQTDAAINPGNSGGPLINSNGEVIGINTLVRSGPGAGLGFAIPINLAKSVSDQLLNNGEVIHPYLGVQLISLNPRIAKEHNQDPNSLVQLPERNGALIQSVIPNSPAEKAGLRRGDLVIAAENISIEEPKALLDEVEKAQIGKVFLLNVLRDNKEIKINIKPEPLPGLT from the coding sequence ATGAAGTTTCTCAAGATTAAATTAATTAATTTAATCCAAATATTCATTATTGTTTGTTTTTGTTTAGTTAATTTCTCTCAAAGAGCTGAAGTTTTAGCCTTGACTTCTTCTGATAGTCACAATTTCGTATCATCTGCGGTTAGAAATGTTGGACCTGCAGTGGTAAAAATTGATACTGAGCGATTCGTTGAGAGGCAACAATTTGATCCAACTTTACTGGACCCTTTATTGAGGGATTTGCTTGGGGAGCAAGGAATTACACCTGAGAGAGAGAGAGGTCAAGGTTCTGGAGTAATTATTAATGAGAATGGTTTGGTTCTTACTAATGCTCATGTCGTAGACAGAGTTGATGATGTTTTAGTGACTTTGGCAGATGGAAGTATTTGCGATGGCCAAGTTTTGGGAACAGATGCAGTAACTGACCTGGCTTTAGTAAAAATTGAGGAATCTACATTTTCTAGTTTTGCTCCCCTTGGAAATTCTGAAGATCTTCAAGTTGGAGATTGGGCAATAGCACTAGGTACTCCCTATGGTCTAGAAAAAACAGTTACCTTAGGAATTGTAAGTAGTTTACATAGGGATATTAATAGTCTAGGGTTTTCAGATAAAAGGCTTGATCTTATTCAGACTGATGCGGCAATAAATCCTGGGAATTCTGGAGGACCACTTATTAATTCTAATGGTGAAGTAATAGGAATCAATACATTGGTAAGAAGTGGCCCTGGAGCTGGTCTAGGTTTCGCAATACCTATTAATCTAGCTAAAAGTGTTTCTGATCAGCTTCTCAATAATGGTGAAGTTATTCATCCATATTTAGGGGTTCAATTAATTTCTTTGAATCCTAGAATTGCTAAAGAACATAATCAAGACCCCAATTCATTAGTCCAATTACCTGAACGAAATGGGGCTCTTATTCAATCAGTCATACCTAATAGTCCTGCTGAAAAAGCTGGTTTAAGAAGAGGTGATTTAGTTATAGCAGCCGAAAACATCTCTATAGAAGAACCTAAAGCTTTGCTAGATGAAGTTGAAAAAGCTCAGATAGGAAAAGTATTCCTTTTAAATGTTTTAAGAGATAATAAAGAGATAAAGATAAATATCAAACCAGAACCTCTACCAGGTTTGACATAA
- the rimP gene encoding ribosome maturation factor RimP — protein sequence MNKEQKSRLENLLEKVANVLDYKICSVNLQTNQNPIVIKIIIKKTNGDDISLDDCALFNTPASEEIENSNLLKCSYVLEISSQGVSDELTSERDFKTFKGFPVNVELNQKNSKIKFLNGLLYEKSKDYLAINIKGKIKKIPFNEVLKISLCTLKD from the coding sequence TTGAACAAAGAACAAAAAAGTAGACTAGAAAACCTTTTAGAAAAAGTTGCAAATGTATTGGATTACAAAATCTGCAGTGTAAATTTACAAACTAATCAGAATCCAATCGTTATTAAAATTATTATAAAAAAAACTAACGGTGATGATATTTCACTAGATGATTGTGCGTTATTTAATACCCCAGCATCTGAAGAAATAGAGAATTCAAATCTTTTAAAATGTTCATATGTGTTAGAAATTAGTAGTCAAGGGGTCAGTGATGAATTAACCTCAGAAAGAGACTTCAAAACTTTTAAGGGTTTTCCAGTTAATGTTGAGTTAAACCAGAAGAATTCAAAAATAAAATTTCTCAATGGTTTACTTTATGAAAAGTCTAAAGATTATTTAGCCATTAACATAAAAGGTAAGATTAAAAAAATCCCTTTTAATGAAGTACTCAAGATTAGTCTTTGCACATTAAAAGATTAA
- the nusA gene encoding transcription termination factor NusA — protein sequence MALVILPGLNNLIEDISEEKKLPPNIVELALREALLKGYEKYRKTFYIGVVEDPFDEEYFNNFDVGLDLDEEGYRVLSSKIIVEEVESEDHQISLAEVKQVAEDAQIGDTVVLDVTPEKEDFGRMAASTTKQVLAQKLRDQQRKMIQEEFADLEDPVLTARVIRFERQSVIMGVSSGIGRPEVEAELPKRDQLPNDNYRANATFKVFLKEVSEIARKGPQLFVSRANAGLVVYLFENEVPEIQEGTVKIVAVSREANPPSRGVGPRTKVAVDSVEQEVDPVGACIGARGARIQQVVNELRGEKIDVIKWSSDPIQYILNSLSPAKVDQVRLVDPAGQHAHVLVPPDQLSLAIGREGQNVRLAARLTGWKIDVKNSHEYDQKAEDAAVSELIIQREDEENLQREAELRLEAEQAERAAEDARLRELYPLPEDDQEYEEEEQYGEGDLSDNDQLETLQDSEIAAKEERKR from the coding sequence ATGGCATTAGTTATTCTACCAGGTTTAAACAATCTCATTGAGGACATTAGTGAGGAAAAAAAGTTACCTCCTAATATTGTGGAACTAGCCTTGCGCGAAGCTTTATTAAAAGGATACGAAAAATATAGAAAAACTTTTTACATTGGAGTTGTTGAAGATCCATTTGATGAAGAATATTTTAATAATTTTGATGTTGGACTAGATCTAGATGAAGAAGGTTATAGGGTATTATCGAGTAAAATAATTGTTGAAGAGGTTGAGAGCGAAGATCATCAAATATCTCTAGCTGAAGTTAAACAGGTAGCTGAAGATGCTCAAATAGGTGACACAGTTGTTTTAGACGTTACTCCAGAAAAAGAGGATTTTGGACGAATGGCTGCTTCAACAACAAAGCAAGTGTTAGCCCAAAAATTAAGAGATCAACAAAGAAAAATGATCCAGGAAGAATTTGCGGATTTGGAAGACCCTGTTTTAACTGCAAGAGTTATAAGATTTGAAAGGCAATCAGTCATTATGGGAGTAAGTTCTGGTATTGGTAGACCTGAAGTTGAGGCCGAACTTCCCAAGAGAGATCAATTACCTAATGATAATTACAGAGCAAATGCAACTTTTAAAGTATTTTTGAAAGAAGTTAGCGAAATAGCCAGAAAAGGACCACAACTTTTTGTCAGTAGAGCAAATGCTGGTTTAGTGGTTTATTTATTTGAAAATGAAGTCCCGGAAATTCAAGAAGGTACAGTAAAAATTGTTGCTGTTTCAAGAGAAGCAAACCCTCCTTCAAGAGGTGTTGGCCCAAGAACGAAAGTAGCAGTAGACAGTGTAGAACAAGAAGTGGACCCCGTAGGAGCGTGTATTGGGGCTAGAGGAGCGAGAATTCAACAAGTAGTTAATGAACTAAGAGGAGAAAAAATTGATGTTATAAAATGGTCATCTGATCCAATACAGTATATTTTAAACTCTTTAAGTCCTGCGAAAGTTGATCAAGTAAGACTAGTTGACCCAGCAGGGCAACATGCCCATGTACTAGTTCCTCCTGATCAATTGAGTCTCGCAATTGGTAGAGAAGGCCAAAATGTAAGACTTGCCGCAAGATTAACTGGTTGGAAGATTGATGTTAAAAACTCACATGAATACGATCAGAAAGCTGAAGATGCGGCAGTATCTGAATTAATCATTCAAAGGGAAGATGAAGAGAATCTCCAGCGAGAAGCTGAGCTAAGATTAGAAGCAGAACAAGCTGAGCGCGCTGCAGAAGATGCAAGATTAAGAGAGCTTTATCCCCTTCCAGAAGATGATCAAGAATATGAAGAAGAAGAACAATACGGAGAAGGAGACTTATCAGATAATGACCAATTAGAGACTCTTCAAGATAGTGAAATTGCCGCAAAAGAGGAGAGAAAGCGGTGA
- a CDS encoding YlxR family protein: protein MIQQRPVLRICISCRKTYDRKNLLKITKDHKQGIMFHKGMGRSAYICKSNKCYSDSKIKKKLQKALKTFLEPQFIEIFEKEITSYNDYPIEGI from the coding sequence GTGATACAACAAAGACCTGTTTTGCGTATATGCATTTCATGTAGAAAAACATATGACAGGAAAAATCTTTTAAAGATTACCAAAGATCATAAGCAAGGCATTATGTTTCATAAGGGAATGGGGCGATCAGCTTACATTTGCAAGTCAAACAAATGTTACTCAGATTCCAAGATCAAAAAAAAGCTTCAAAAAGCTTTAAAAACATTTTTAGAACCTCAATTTATTGAAATTTTTGAAAAAGAAATTACAAGCTATAATGACTATCCCATTGAGGGAATATAA
- the infB gene encoding translation initiation factor IF-2, translated as MTISDKIRIYELSRDLNLENKDILDAAQKLSISVKSHSSSISVEEAKKIKNLINKKNSDKQILSINKPSNKKDNYKQNKEDKSPVISSVKGKPLKDNSNKKQLLNKPLNKPESLKVIPNQLKNPNKPNIYNSSQSQANLTNQNTKSKPSEHFNKDKKTFRNNTIPPIKTPAKPPIQLIAKPKNINNNLKSNESSKNIPNSGDKRELSLKPDQNRNKPKPKNSNNRRNTPELVGAPIRRDDPNKQNNKQNITFKQTVSNRPGTPNRPGTPNRPGMPNRPGLRNKPTDQGRPGSFNRQANPNRAGAPNRPGMPNRPGLRNKPTDQGRPGSFNRQANPNRAGAPNRPGMPNRPGSRFNSQKSTGIRKPVSPNELLQLQKTNKSEKDTLAKTNNQKQNIESPKQKAKAPASRPNAVPSSKKPPHRPFSNSSKKPGRKDWDDSAKLEALRNKNPQKQRQKVHIIGENDDSLTSETSGYSGEKISILSASLARPKKEKSEESKSHKSTKQFKKKKKETTRQRQKRRAMELKAAKEAKQVRPEMIIVPEDNLTVQELADKLSLESSEIIKSLFFKGITATVTQSLDLATIETVAEEFGVPVLQDDIQEAAEKTVDMIESDDFDSLIKRPPVITVMGHVDHGKTSLLDSIRESRVASGEAGGITQHIGAYQVEFKHESKKKKLTFLDTPGHEAFTAMRARGTKVTDVAVLVVAADDGCRPQTLEAISHARAAKVPIVVAINKIDKEGASPERVKQELSEKDLIAEDWGGDTVMVPVSAIKKQNIDKLLEMILLVSEVEDLQANPDRSAKGTVIEAHLDKAKGPVATLLVQNGTLKSGDVLAAGSVLGKIRAMVDEHGNRIKEAGPSFPVEALGFSEVPTAGDEFEVYPDEKTARAIVGDRATDARATKLAQQMASRRVTLSSLSTQANDGELKELNLILKADVQGSVEAILGSLEQLPKNEVQVRVLLSAPGEITETDIDLAAASGSVIIGFNTSLASGAKRAADANDVDIREYEVIYKLLEDIQLAMEGLLEPDLVEESLGKAEVRATFAVGKGAIAGCYIQTGKLQRNCSLRVIRSDKVIFEGNLDSLKRSKDDVKEVNTGFECGVGCDKFSSWTEGDIIEAFKFVTKKRTLTQ; from the coding sequence ATGACTATCAGCGATAAAATCAGAATTTACGAACTTTCCAGAGACTTAAATCTGGAAAATAAAGATATATTGGATGCCGCTCAAAAACTCTCAATTTCAGTAAAAAGCCATAGCAGTTCTATTAGTGTAGAAGAGGCAAAAAAAATAAAAAATCTTATTAATAAAAAGAATTCAGATAAACAAATACTTTCTATTAATAAACCTTCAAATAAAAAAGATAATTACAAACAAAACAAAGAAGATAAATCTCCTGTCATTTCTTCTGTCAAAGGGAAACCTCTCAAAGATAATTCAAACAAAAAACAACTATTGAACAAACCTCTTAATAAGCCTGAGAGTCTAAAAGTAATTCCAAATCAACTTAAAAATCCCAATAAACCCAATATTTATAACAGTTCGCAATCTCAAGCAAATCTCACAAATCAAAATACAAAGAGTAAACCATCAGAACATTTCAACAAAGATAAAAAAACTTTCCGAAATAACACAATCCCACCTATCAAAACTCCGGCAAAACCGCCTATTCAACTTATTGCAAAGCCTAAAAATATAAATAATAATCTTAAATCTAATGAATCTTCCAAGAACATCCCCAATTCAGGAGATAAAAGAGAACTATCACTCAAACCTGATCAAAATAGGAACAAACCTAAACCAAAAAATTCTAATAATAGAAGAAACACCCCTGAGCTAGTAGGTGCCCCGATAAGAAGAGACGATCCTAATAAGCAAAATAACAAGCAAAACATTACTTTTAAACAAACTGTCTCCAACAGACCTGGTACTCCAAACAGACCTGGTACTCCAAACAGACCTGGCATGCCCAATAGGCCTGGATTAAGAAACAAACCAACAGATCAAGGCAGACCTGGCTCATTTAACAGACAAGCCAATCCAAATAGAGCTGGTGCTCCAAACAGACCTGGCATGCCCAATAGGCCTGGATTAAGAAACAAACCAACAGATCAAGGCAGACCTGGCTCATTTAATAGACAAGCAAATCCAAATAGAGCTGGTGCTCCAAACAGACCTGGCATGCCCAATAGGCCTGGCTCAAGATTTAATAGTCAAAAGTCCACTGGGATTAGGAAACCAGTATCGCCTAATGAACTTTTACAACTTCAAAAAACTAATAAATCTGAAAAAGATACACTAGCTAAAACAAATAACCAAAAACAAAATATTGAGTCGCCTAAACAAAAGGCAAAAGCTCCTGCTAGTCGTCCAAATGCTGTCCCGAGTTCCAAAAAACCCCCTCATAGACCATTTTCAAACAGTTCAAAAAAACCAGGACGGAAAGATTGGGATGATAGTGCAAAACTAGAAGCACTAAGAAATAAAAATCCCCAGAAACAAAGGCAGAAAGTTCATATTATCGGAGAGAATGATGATTCATTAACATCTGAAACCAGTGGATATTCAGGCGAAAAAATTTCAATATTATCAGCTAGTTTGGCACGTCCAAAGAAAGAAAAATCTGAAGAATCTAAGTCTCATAAATCTACAAAACAATTCAAGAAAAAGAAAAAAGAGACCACAAGGCAAAGACAGAAAAGAAGAGCAATGGAATTAAAGGCTGCCAAAGAGGCCAAACAAGTCAGGCCTGAAATGATAATAGTTCCCGAAGATAATTTAACGGTTCAAGAATTAGCTGATAAATTAAGTCTTGAAAGTTCTGAAATAATCAAATCTCTTTTCTTTAAAGGAATAACAGCAACTGTAACTCAATCACTTGACTTAGCAACTATTGAAACAGTAGCAGAAGAATTTGGGGTACCTGTTTTGCAAGATGATATCCAAGAGGCCGCAGAGAAAACAGTAGATATGATTGAATCTGATGATTTCGATAGTCTAATAAAAAGACCGCCTGTTATTACAGTAATGGGTCATGTAGATCATGGGAAAACAAGTCTTCTAGATTCCATCAGAGAATCAAGAGTAGCATCTGGAGAAGCAGGAGGGATCACTCAACATATAGGCGCCTATCAAGTTGAATTTAAACACGAATCTAAAAAGAAAAAATTGACTTTTCTTGATACTCCTGGTCATGAAGCCTTTACAGCAATGAGAGCAAGGGGCACAAAAGTTACTGATGTGGCAGTACTTGTAGTAGCAGCAGATGATGGCTGCAGACCTCAAACACTGGAGGCTATTAGTCATGCAAGAGCTGCAAAAGTACCAATTGTTGTTGCAATAAATAAAATTGATAAAGAAGGGGCATCTCCAGAAAGAGTCAAGCAGGAACTATCAGAAAAAGATTTAATTGCTGAAGATTGGGGAGGAGATACAGTGATGGTTCCAGTAAGTGCGATAAAAAAACAAAATATTGATAAATTGCTCGAAATGATTCTACTAGTTTCAGAAGTAGAAGATTTACAAGCTAACCCTGACAGATCGGCCAAAGGAACCGTTATTGAAGCTCACCTAGATAAAGCCAAAGGGCCTGTTGCTACTTTGTTAGTACAAAATGGAACCTTAAAATCTGGGGATGTTTTGGCTGCAGGTTCAGTCCTTGGAAAAATTAGAGCAATGGTTGATGAACATGGCAATAGAATCAAAGAAGCAGGACCATCATTCCCAGTGGAAGCATTAGGATTCAGTGAAGTACCAACAGCAGGAGATGAATTTGAAGTCTACCCTGATGAGAAAACTGCTAGAGCTATTGTCGGAGACAGAGCCACAGATGCTAGAGCAACAAAATTAGCTCAGCAAATGGCCTCTAGAAGAGTTACCCTATCTTCCTTATCAACTCAAGCAAATGATGGAGAATTAAAAGAGTTAAACTTAATTCTCAAAGCTGATGTTCAAGGTAGTGTAGAAGCGATATTGGGATCACTAGAACAATTACCAAAAAATGAAGTTCAAGTCAGAGTTCTACTTTCTGCTCCGGGAGAAATAACTGAGACAGATATAGATCTCGCAGCTGCATCAGGCTCAGTAATCATTGGATTTAACACCTCATTGGCATCTGGAGCGAAGAGAGCAGCTGATGCGAATGATGTTGACATAAGAGAATATGAAGTAATCTATAAACTCTTAGAAGACATTCAGCTGGCTATGGAAGGTCTACTTGAGCCTGATCTTGTCGAAGAATCATTAGGCAAAGCCGAAGTTCGAGCAACTTTCGCAGTTGGTAAAGGAGCTATCGCAGGTTGTTATATACAAACTGGTAAATTACAACGGAATTGTTCTCTTAGAGTTATTAGATCGGATAAAGTAATTTTTGAGGGTAATTTAGACTCACTAAAAAGGTCTAAAGATGATGTTAAAGAAGTAAATACAGGATTTGAATGTGGAGTTGGTTGTGATAAATTCTCTTCTTGGACTGAAGGCGACATAATCGAAGCATTCAAATTTGTTACTAAAAAGAGAACATTAACGCAATAA
- a CDS encoding DUF3493 domain-containing protein has protein sequence MSKIDPELKKKLLKETQTPFKGLRRILWIAFSGSAFLGLLIMLSKISSGSELQQNNLFIQLGACILFPTLLFFDRNKD, from the coding sequence ATGTCAAAAATAGATCCTGAATTAAAAAAGAAATTATTAAAGGAAACCCAGACTCCCTTCAAGGGATTAAGGAGAATATTGTGGATAGCTTTTAGTGGTTCTGCATTTTTGGGCCTTCTAATAATGCTTTCCAAAATTTCGAGTGGCAGTGAATTACAGCAAAATAACCTTTTTATACAATTGGGTGCTTGTATACTGTTCCCTACTCTATTATTTTTTGATAGGAATAAAGACTAA
- a CDS encoding glycosyltransferase family 2 protein has translation MKSVNSWNLTNNKLHQLFKENNEFISIKVRGNTWEPITRWLRFDSRIFRETTSKARINLYDIESLAEIYNYRSVRWKAKKLTPLPTKLIPKSLKNIFRKIPIVKELAYELEIVFYKYSENVSQHLISIVIPARNEAGNKELLINALNKFKNIPNKLEIIFVEGNSNDNTYEILKELKENFSNFFKISLLQQTSKGKKNAVVEGFNISSGETLAIIDSDFTVDIDDSIAAIMESTKNKNILINCARTTFPMEKDAMRWANYIGNRLFAIFLSILINKPVSDSLCGTKVFSRKFFKLMKQNGSWDSKSDPFGDFTIIFEAANNNIKILNYPVRYYARKSGAPNISRWIDGLKLLKVCWIYMISDI, from the coding sequence ATGAAATCTGTTAATAGTTGGAATTTAACTAATAATAAACTTCATCAATTATTCAAAGAAAATAACGAATTTATTTCAATTAAAGTCCGAGGTAATACTTGGGAGCCAATAACAAGATGGCTAAGATTTGATTCAAGAATATTTAGAGAAACTACTAGCAAAGCAAGAATAAATTTATACGATATTGAGTCTCTAGCAGAAATTTATAACTATAGATCAGTTAGATGGAAAGCAAAAAAATTAACTCCTTTACCCACTAAGCTAATTCCAAAATCTCTAAAAAATATTTTTCGCAAAATACCAATAGTAAAAGAACTTGCCTACGAGCTCGAAATAGTTTTTTATAAATATAGTGAAAATGTTTCCCAACATTTAATATCAATAGTAATTCCTGCAAGAAATGAAGCTGGTAATAAAGAACTTTTAATTAATGCTTTAAATAAATTCAAAAATATACCCAATAAATTAGAAATTATTTTTGTTGAAGGTAACAGCAATGATAATACATATGAGATTTTGAAAGAGTTAAAAGAAAATTTCTCAAATTTCTTCAAGATATCTCTTTTACAACAAACTTCTAAAGGAAAGAAAAATGCAGTTGTAGAGGGATTTAATATTTCTTCAGGTGAAACCCTAGCCATAATTGATAGTGATTTTACTGTAGATATTGATGACAGTATTGCAGCAATTATGGAATCAACCAAAAATAAAAATATCCTAATTAATTGCGCCCGCACAACTTTTCCAATGGAAAAAGATGCGATGAGATGGGCAAATTATATAGGCAATAGACTCTTTGCAATATTTCTATCAATTCTCATAAATAAGCCTGTATCAGATTCACTCTGTGGAACAAAAGTTTTTTCAAGAAAATTCTTTAAACTTATGAAACAAAACGGAAGTTGGGATTCCAAGTCTGACCCATTTGGAGACTTTACAATAATTTTTGAAGCTGCAAACAATAATATTAAAATACTAAATTATCCTGTTAGATATTACGCTAGGAAATCTGGAGCACCTAATATATCTAGATGGATAGATGGATTAAAACTTCTCAAAGTATGCTGGATTTATATGATTTCTGATATTTGA
- a CDS encoding photosystem II high light acclimation radical SAM protein, which translates to MNFNLKLKKLNKKSYHRNHYGKILTVRLPCNPIFPIGPIYLADHIHKCFPNIEQQFIDLAIIPSNKVSKYLSRKIDQFRPHLIIFSWRDIQIYAPVDGRSGNPLQNSFEVFYSKNILKKIRGSWGGLKLIASHYGEIYRNTALVKMGLKRAQKYNKDVTVILGGGAVSVFYEQLGNLLPKGTVISVGEGENLIEKIIRGDSIEEERCYFAGQKPRNKLIHEQPSGTIKTACNYKYIKSIWPEFNWYIEGGDYYVGVQTKRGCPHNCCFCVYTVVEGKQVRVNPVKEVIKEMKQLYDLGVRGFWFTDAQFIPAKKHIEDAKILLQAIKDQGWEDINWAAYIRADNIDAELAQLMVDTGMSYFEIGITSGSQELVRKMRLAYDLETVLNNCRMLVESGFKNHVSVNYSFNVFDETPSTIRQTIAYHRELEKIFGKGLVDPAIFFIGLEPHTLLEKYALDHKILKPNYNPMSMMPWTARKLLWNPGSLGKKLGQVCLEAFDNQEDEFGKTVINILEREYGKSSLKESLKVRPLSERKLAHSK; encoded by the coding sequence ATGAATTTTAATTTGAAGTTGAAAAAATTAAATAAAAAAAGTTACCACAGAAATCACTATGGAAAAATCCTAACTGTAAGATTGCCATGTAATCCGATATTTCCAATAGGACCTATTTATTTAGCAGACCATATTCATAAATGTTTTCCAAATATAGAGCAACAATTTATTGATCTAGCAATAATTCCATCTAATAAAGTTTCCAAATATTTATCGAGAAAAATTGATCAATTTAGACCTCATCTAATCATTTTTTCATGGAGAGATATACAAATTTATGCACCTGTTGATGGCAGAAGTGGAAATCCCCTACAAAACTCTTTTGAGGTTTTCTACTCAAAAAATATCCTTAAAAAAATCAGGGGTTCTTGGGGAGGATTAAAATTAATTGCATCTCATTATGGAGAAATATATAGAAATACTGCTTTAGTCAAAATGGGTCTAAAAAGAGCACAAAAATACAACAAAGATGTAACTGTAATTTTAGGAGGCGGAGCAGTTAGTGTCTTCTATGAACAATTAGGCAATCTACTTCCAAAAGGAACTGTAATTTCAGTTGGAGAGGGAGAAAATCTAATAGAGAAAATTATTAGGGGAGATTCTATAGAGGAAGAAAGATGTTATTTTGCTGGACAAAAACCTCGGAACAAATTAATACATGAACAACCTTCAGGCACTATTAAAACTGCCTGCAACTATAAATATATCAAATCAATATGGCCTGAATTCAATTGGTATATAGAAGGTGGAGATTACTATGTAGGGGTGCAAACAAAAAGAGGTTGTCCTCATAATTGTTGTTTCTGTGTTTATACAGTTGTGGAGGGGAAGCAGGTTCGCGTGAATCCTGTTAAGGAAGTGATCAAAGAAATGAAGCAATTGTATGATCTTGGAGTGAGGGGATTTTGGTTCACAGATGCACAGTTTATTCCAGCCAAAAAACATATTGAAGATGCAAAAATACTTTTGCAAGCTATTAAGGATCAAGGCTGGGAAGATATTAATTGGGCTGCATACATCAGAGCAGATAATATTGATGCTGAGCTAGCTCAGCTTATGGTGGATACAGGTATGAGCTATTTTGAAATAGGTATCACCTCAGGATCTCAAGAACTTGTTAGAAAAATGAGATTAGCATATGACCTTGAAACAGTATTAAATAATTGCAGAATGCTAGTCGAATCAGGTTTCAAGAACCATGTTTCAGTCAATTATTCATTTAATGTTTTTGATGAAACGCCAAGCACCATTAGACAAACAATTGCTTACCATAGAGAATTAGAAAAAATTTTTGGTAAAGGCTTAGTTGATCCAGCTATATTCTTTATAGGTTTGGAACCTCACACTCTTCTTGAGAAGTACGCCTTAGATCATAAAATTTTGAAGCCGAATTATAATCCAATGAGTATGATGCCCTGGACAGCGAGAAAACTTCTGTGGAATCCAGGCTCATTAGGGAAAAAACTTGGTCAGGTTTGCTTAGAAGCTTTTGATAATCAAGAAGATGAATTTGGTAAAACAGTTATCAACATTCTTGAGAGAGAATATGGAAAGTCATCCTTAAAAGAATCCTTAAAAGTCCGTCCCTTGTCAGAACGGAAATTAGCTCATTCTAAATAA
- the clpS gene encoding ATP-dependent Clp protease adapter ClpS, with protein MLSIKLEQSVSNNSAVIEKKPAELKNKSPKYRVLLHNDPVNSMEYVTISLREVVPQLSEQDAIAIMLEAHNTGVGLVIVCDLEPAEFYSESLKSKGISSSIEKED; from the coding sequence ATGTTATCTATAAAGTTAGAACAAAGTGTAAGTAATAATTCAGCAGTGATTGAAAAGAAACCTGCTGAATTAAAAAATAAATCTCCAAAATATAGGGTTTTACTTCATAATGACCCAGTTAATTCTATGGAGTATGTCACTATTTCTCTACGAGAAGTTGTGCCGCAATTAAGCGAACAAGATGCTATTGCCATAATGCTAGAGGCACACAATACGGGTGTAGGTTTGGTAATTGTTTGTGATTTAGAGCCAGCAGAATTCTACTCAGAATCATTAAAATCGAAAGGAATTTCTAGTTCAATTGAGAAAGAGGATTAA